A single region of the Streptomyces sp. NBC_00236 genome encodes:
- a CDS encoding succinate dehydrogenase yields MALATRTDRRPSMTRTLWDSSVGKKTIMAVSGLIMLLYLVVHMVGNLKIFFGSDEFNGYAHWLRVMGEPVLHHEWALWIVRVVLVAAVVLHAVSAYQLSRRDLRARPSKYVHKKPRASYATNTMRYGGIIMALFIVWHILDLTTGTVHSGGFQSGHPYQNVIDTFSTWYGNVIYIVAMVAVGLHVQHGFWSAAQTLGAGRASRDRALKALGNVLALVLTVGFVSVPVAVMTGVVS; encoded by the coding sequence ATGGCATTGGCAACACGGACGGACCGACGGCCGTCCATGACGCGCACGCTCTGGGACTCATCCGTCGGCAAGAAGACGATCATGGCCGTGAGCGGTCTGATCATGCTCCTCTACTTGGTCGTCCACATGGTCGGCAACCTGAAGATCTTCTTCGGTTCCGACGAGTTCAACGGCTACGCGCACTGGCTGCGCGTGATGGGCGAGCCGGTCCTGCACCACGAGTGGGCGCTGTGGATCGTCCGTGTCGTCCTGGTCGCCGCGGTGGTCCTGCACGCGGTGTCCGCGTACCAGCTCAGCCGGCGCGACCTGCGGGCGCGTCCCAGCAAGTACGTGCACAAGAAGCCGCGCGCGAGCTATGCCACGAACACGATGCGCTACGGCGGCATCATCATGGCGCTGTTCATCGTCTGGCACATCCTGGACCTGACGACCGGGACCGTGCACTCGGGCGGATTCCAGTCCGGGCACCCGTACCAGAACGTCATCGACACCTTCTCCACCTGGTACGGCAACGTCATCTACATCGTCGCCATGGTGGCCGTGGGGCTGCACGTCCAGCACGGGTTCTGGAGCGCGGCGCAGACCCTCGGCGCCGGCCGCGCGAGCCGCGACCGCGCCCTGAAGGCCCTCGGCAACGTCCTCGCGCTGGTACTGACGGTGGGCTTCGTCTCCGTACCCGTCGCCGTCATGACCGGAGTGGTGAGCTGA
- a CDS encoding putative bifunctional diguanylate cyclase/phosphodiesterase, with protein sequence MSIPAQASGAPDAEPDGPEDRLRRFATIWSRAIFPSTATSMTRPEFEQHLLPLARSLSDTLHARPFDPAPATAVGTALVAAHCTDPDALSSTLGVVDSYLVLYCGSNGPVALSTEDSRSRSARIQHAVAGGFSQALRERTLAEQEAIARSALAARSHAEQALHATEARFRAVFKDAAIGIGIADLDGNLLEINDTLTRMFGGLENHVLSHRLNEWVHPEDTPQVWKYYNELVRGEREHYRVEKPYYRNDGTVLWTNLTVSLLRDSEGRPEYQLALMEDTTERRLLNLRLRYEATHDALTSLPNRTLFLERLEKALSAGDGSRFGLCYLDLDGFKAINDSLGHASGDRLLVEVADRLQSCATAPGEMVARLGGDEFVALTTGPDTAAEVDELACRLLGVLAAPVRLDGRELTVRGSIGVVEGPAGERSAAEVLRSADITMYRAKSAGGNRFELADAEADARAITRHGLTTALPAALERGEFFIEYQPLVHLDDGSVHGAEALVRWCHPQHGVLGPDRFIALAEHTGLIVPLGRWVLEESVRQANFWQERHTDGGPLRINVNLSPAQLHHPGLVAETVDVLERSGLETGALCLEVTESALIGADEDLLKPLRQLAEMGVDIALDDFGTGYSNLANLRRLPVSVLKLDRSFTQGMQHHPADPVDLKIVEGIVSLAHSLDLAVTVEGVETRAQADQLRQLGCDTAQGWYYARPGAPDRIHSLLLADAV encoded by the coding sequence GTGAGCATTCCCGCCCAGGCGTCCGGAGCCCCGGACGCGGAGCCCGACGGCCCCGAGGACCGGCTCCGGAGATTCGCCACGATCTGGAGCCGGGCGATCTTCCCGTCGACGGCCACCTCCATGACCCGGCCGGAGTTCGAGCAGCATCTGCTCCCGCTGGCCCGCTCGCTCAGCGACACGCTGCACGCCCGCCCGTTCGACCCGGCACCCGCAACCGCGGTGGGCACGGCCCTCGTCGCGGCGCACTGCACGGATCCGGACGCGCTCAGCTCCACGCTCGGCGTCGTCGACTCTTACCTGGTGCTCTACTGCGGCAGCAACGGACCGGTCGCGCTCTCGACCGAGGACAGCCGGTCCCGCAGCGCGCGGATCCAGCACGCGGTCGCCGGCGGCTTCTCCCAGGCACTGCGCGAGCGGACCCTCGCCGAGCAGGAGGCCATCGCCCGCTCGGCGCTCGCCGCACGCTCCCACGCCGAACAGGCGCTGCACGCGACGGAGGCGCGCTTCAGGGCCGTCTTCAAGGACGCGGCCATCGGCATCGGTATCGCCGATCTGGACGGCAACCTGCTGGAGATCAACGACACCCTCACCCGGATGTTCGGCGGCCTCGAGAACCACGTCCTGAGCCACCGGCTCAACGAGTGGGTCCATCCGGAGGACACCCCGCAGGTCTGGAAGTACTACAACGAGCTGGTCCGTGGTGAACGCGAGCACTACCGGGTCGAGAAGCCGTACTACCGCAACGACGGCACCGTCCTGTGGACCAATCTCACGGTGTCGCTGCTCCGTGACTCCGAGGGCCGGCCCGAGTACCAGCTGGCCCTGATGGAGGACACCACCGAGCGCCGGCTGCTCAATCTGCGGCTGCGGTACGAGGCCACGCACGACGCGCTCACCAGTCTGCCGAACCGGACGCTCTTCCTGGAACGGCTGGAGAAGGCGCTCTCGGCGGGCGACGGGAGCCGGTTCGGCCTCTGCTACCTGGACCTGGACGGCTTCAAGGCGATCAACGACAGCCTGGGCCACGCTTCGGGCGACCGGCTGCTGGTCGAGGTCGCGGACCGGCTGCAGAGCTGCGCGACCGCACCCGGGGAGATGGTGGCGCGGCTCGGCGGCGACGAGTTCGTGGCCCTGACCACCGGACCGGACACCGCGGCGGAGGTCGACGAGCTCGCGTGCCGGCTCCTCGGCGTACTTGCCGCGCCGGTACGCCTCGACGGGCGCGAGCTGACCGTCCGCGGGTCCATCGGGGTCGTCGAGGGGCCCGCCGGCGAGCGGAGCGCCGCGGAGGTGCTGCGCAGCGCCGACATCACGATGTACCGGGCCAAGTCCGCGGGCGGCAACCGCTTCGAGCTCGCCGACGCGGAGGCGGACGCCCGCGCGATCACCCGGCACGGCCTGACCACGGCGCTGCCGGCCGCACTGGAGCGCGGCGAGTTCTTCATCGAGTACCAGCCGCTGGTGCACCTGGACGACGGTTCGGTGCACGGCGCGGAGGCTCTGGTGCGCTGGTGCCACCCGCAGCACGGGGTGCTGGGGCCCGACCGGTTCATCGCACTCGCGGAGCACACCGGGCTGATCGTGCCGCTCGGCCGCTGGGTGCTGGAGGAGTCGGTGCGGCAGGCCAACTTCTGGCAGGAGCGGCACACCGACGGCGGTCCGCTGCGGATCAACGTCAACCTCTCACCGGCCCAGCTGCACCACCCGGGGCTGGTCGCGGAGACCGTCGACGTCCTGGAGCGTTCCGGGCTCGAAACGGGAGCGCTGTGCCTGGAGGTCACCGAGTCGGCCCTCATCGGGGCGGACGAGGACCTGCTGAAGCCGCTGCGGCAACTGGCGGAAATGGGCGTCGACATAGCGCTCGACGACTTCGGCACCGGGTACTCCAACCTGGCGAACCTGCGGCGGCTGCCGGTGAGCGTGCTGAAACTGGACCGGTCCTTCACCCAGGGGATGCAGCACCATCCGGCCGACCCCGTCGACCTGAAGATCGTCGAGGGGATCGTGTCGCTCGCGCACAGCCTCGACCTGGCCGTGACGGTGGAGGGCGTGGAGACGAGGGCGCAGGCGGATCAGCTGCGGCAGCTGGGCTGCGACACCGCCCAGGGCTGGTACTACGCGCGCCCCGGCGCACCGGACCGGATCCACTCCCTGCTGCTGGCCGACGCGGTGTGA
- a CDS encoding SCO0930 family lipoprotein, whose protein sequence is MNTWRNASLAVTAAALLALTTACGQDKGGESPDGQNVGNASPAGQAADSYGSDSGYGSGATTETASAKQAGQLAVWDSRKLGKVVTDSEGFTLYRFDKDTASPPKSNCEGDCAKAWPPVPAGNVTAAAGTDAATVGKVTRADGTQQLTLAGWPMYRYAKDARPGDALGQGVGGTWFAAAPDGKKAAVNADGPSGAEPAGLAGLSVRKDPKLGDIVVDKRGMTVYRFKKDVAWPMKSACTGACLSKWPVVAPVGKNEVKGVTTKGFVTFDRPDGLKQQAIDCWPIYTFSGDVKPGDTNGQGVGGTWYAVSPQAKLVGAPK, encoded by the coding sequence ATGAACACCTGGCGAAACGCCTCGCTCGCGGTGACCGCGGCGGCCTTGTTGGCGCTCACGACGGCGTGCGGTCAGGACAAGGGCGGCGAGTCTCCCGACGGGCAGAACGTGGGCAACGCGAGTCCGGCCGGGCAGGCTGCCGACAGCTACGGATCGGACAGCGGTTACGGTTCCGGCGCCACGACGGAGACCGCGTCGGCGAAGCAGGCCGGTCAGCTCGCGGTGTGGGACAGCAGGAAGCTCGGCAAAGTCGTCACGGACAGCGAGGGATTCACGCTCTACCGATTCGACAAGGACACTGCGAGCCCGCCCAAGTCGAATTGCGAAGGCGACTGTGCGAAAGCCTGGCCGCCGGTGCCGGCGGGCAATGTCACAGCGGCCGCCGGAACGGATGCCGCTACGGTCGGGAAGGTCACCCGCGCCGACGGTACGCAGCAACTCACACTGGCCGGCTGGCCGATGTACCGGTATGCCAAGGACGCCCGCCCGGGCGACGCGCTGGGGCAGGGAGTGGGTGGAACCTGGTTCGCCGCGGCGCCGGACGGCAAGAAGGCGGCCGTGAACGCGGACGGTCCCTCGGGTGCGGAACCGGCCGGCCTTGCGGGACTCTCGGTGCGCAAGGATCCGAAACTCGGCGATATCGTCGTGGACAAGCGCGGCATGACGGTCTACCGGTTCAAGAAGGATGTTGCGTGGCCGATGAAGTCGGCCTGCACCGGCGCCTGTCTCTCGAAGTGGCCGGTTGTCGCGCCGGTCGGGAAGAATGAGGTGAAGGGCGTCACCACGAAGGGTTTCGTCACCTTCGACCGGCCCGACGGACTCAAGCAGCAGGCCATCGACTGCTGGCCCATCTACACGTTCTCCGGGGACGTCAAACCGGGTGACACCAACGGCCAGGGGGTCGGGGGCACCTGGTACGCGGTCTCGCCCCAGGCCAAGTTGGTCGGCGCGCCGAAGTAG
- a CDS encoding fumarate reductase/succinate dehydrogenase flavoprotein subunit, with protein sequence MNDYTDYATGAPVTDTKAPAGPVAERWDTRRFEAKLVNPANRRKHTVIVVGTGLAGGSAGATLAEQGYHVVQFCFQDSPRRAHSVAAQGGINAAKNYRNDGDSVHRLFYDTVKGGDFRARESNVHRLAQISVEIIDQCVAQGVPFAREYGGLLDNRSFGGVQVSRTFYARGQTGQQLLLGAYQALSRQIAAGNVELHPRTEMLDLVIVDGKARGIVARDLVTGKIDTYFADAVVLASGGYGNVFYLSTNAMNSNATAIWRAHRRGAYFANPCFTQIHPTCIPRTGEHQSKLTLMSESLRNDGRIWVPKAKGDDRPANQIPEDERDYYLERIYPAFGNLVPRDIASRAAKNVCDEGRGVGPGGQGVYLDFAEAIERMGRAKVEEKYGNLFDMYAQITAENPYETPMRIYPAVHYTMGGLWVDYDLQTTVPGLFAIGEANFSDHGANRLGASALMQGLADGYFVLPSTINDYLARNPHHDEVDASHPAVEEVVAETEDRLNLLLAVDGDRTPDSFHREIGELMWEYCGMARTAQGLRKALDRIPQIREEFWRRIKVPGTGDEFNQSLEKANRIVDYLELAELMCLDALHRAESCGGHFREESQTADGEAARRDEEFSYAAAWEFAATGEAPVLHKEDLVFEYVHPTQRSYA encoded by the coding sequence ATGAACGACTACACGGACTACGCGACCGGCGCACCGGTCACCGACACCAAGGCGCCCGCCGGCCCCGTCGCCGAGCGCTGGGACACCCGCCGCTTCGAGGCGAAGCTGGTCAACCCCGCCAACCGCCGCAAGCACACCGTCATCGTCGTCGGCACCGGCCTCGCCGGCGGTTCGGCCGGTGCCACGCTCGCCGAACAGGGCTACCACGTCGTCCAGTTCTGCTTCCAGGACTCGCCCCGCAGGGCGCACTCGGTCGCTGCCCAGGGCGGCATCAACGCGGCGAAGAACTACCGCAACGACGGCGACTCGGTCCACCGGCTCTTCTACGACACCGTCAAGGGCGGCGACTTCCGCGCCCGCGAGTCCAACGTCCACCGCCTGGCCCAGATCTCCGTGGAGATCATCGACCAGTGCGTGGCCCAGGGCGTCCCCTTCGCCCGTGAGTACGGCGGCCTCCTCGACAACCGCTCCTTCGGCGGCGTCCAGGTCTCCCGCACCTTCTACGCCCGTGGCCAGACCGGACAGCAACTGCTCCTCGGCGCCTACCAGGCGCTCTCCCGGCAGATCGCCGCGGGCAACGTCGAGCTGCACCCCCGTACCGAGATGCTCGACCTGGTCATCGTCGACGGCAAGGCCCGCGGCATCGTCGCCCGCGACCTGGTCACGGGGAAGATCGACACGTACTTCGCCGACGCGGTCGTGCTGGCCAGCGGCGGCTACGGCAACGTCTTCTACCTGTCGACCAACGCGATGAACTCCAACGCCACCGCCATCTGGCGCGCCCACCGGCGCGGCGCGTACTTCGCCAACCCCTGCTTCACCCAGATCCACCCCACCTGCATCCCGCGCACGGGCGAGCACCAGTCCAAGCTGACGCTGATGAGCGAGTCGCTCCGCAACGACGGCCGCATCTGGGTGCCGAAGGCCAAGGGCGACGACCGCCCCGCGAACCAGATCCCCGAGGACGAACGCGACTACTACCTGGAGCGCATCTACCCCGCCTTCGGCAACCTCGTGCCCCGCGACATCGCTTCCCGCGCCGCGAAGAACGTCTGCGACGAGGGCCGCGGCGTCGGCCCCGGCGGCCAGGGCGTCTACCTGGACTTCGCCGAGGCCATCGAGCGGATGGGGCGCGCCAAGGTCGAGGAGAAGTACGGCAACCTCTTCGACATGTACGCGCAGATCACCGCGGAGAACCCGTACGAGACCCCGATGCGGATCTACCCGGCCGTGCACTACACGATGGGCGGGCTCTGGGTCGACTACGACCTCCAGACCACCGTTCCGGGCCTGTTCGCGATCGGCGAGGCCAACTTCTCCGACCACGGCGCCAACCGGCTCGGCGCCTCCGCGCTGATGCAGGGCCTCGCCGACGGCTACTTCGTCCTGCCGTCGACCATCAACGACTACCTGGCCCGCAACCCGCACCACGACGAGGTCGACGCCTCCCACCCCGCCGTGGAGGAGGTGGTCGCCGAGACCGAGGACCGGCTCAACCTGCTCCTGGCCGTCGACGGCGACCGCACCCCCGACTCCTTCCACCGGGAGATCGGTGAACTCATGTGGGAGTACTGCGGAATGGCCCGCACCGCCCAGGGCCTGCGCAAGGCCCTCGACCGGATCCCGCAGATCCGCGAGGAGTTCTGGCGCCGCATCAAGGTCCCCGGCACGGGCGACGAGTTCAACCAGTCGCTGGAGAAGGCCAACCGCATCGTCGACTACCTGGAGCTCGCCGAGCTCATGTGCCTCGACGCGCTGCACCGTGCGGAGTCCTGCGGAGGCCACTTCCGCGAGGAGTCGCAGACCGCGGACGGCGAAGCCGCCCGCCGGGACGAGGAGTTCTCGTACGCGGCGGCATGGGAGTTCGCCGCCACCGGCGAAGCCCCCGTCCTGCACAAGGAAGACCTCGTCTTCGAGTACGTCCACCCCACTCAGCGGAGCTACGCATGA
- a CDS encoding LysR family transcriptional regulator yields MQFQQLLYFVAVAEARHFTRAAEEVHVSQPSLSQQIRALETELGAELFSRARGNITLTDAGEALLPLARRILADADTARHEVQELAQLRRGRVRLGATPSVCTGLLPDVLRRFHDLHPGIQLLLEEGGSHDLVRELARGALDLALVVLPLPAASPALTTVELLQEDLVVVSSADGPRPGRGGTVRIADLQGEPLVMFRHGYDLRELTVAACRAEGFEPSFTVEGGEMDAVLGFVRAGLGVAVVPSMVAVRAGHDLRTTPLARPGLRRTIALAHRSDVAPPRAARELQRVLLASRAEAVPSGPSGA; encoded by the coding sequence ATGCAGTTCCAGCAGCTCCTGTACTTCGTGGCGGTCGCCGAGGCCCGGCACTTCACCCGCGCCGCGGAGGAGGTGCACGTCTCGCAGCCCTCGCTCTCCCAGCAGATCAGGGCCCTCGAGACCGAGCTGGGCGCCGAACTGTTCAGCCGGGCCCGGGGGAACATCACGCTGACGGACGCGGGCGAGGCCCTGCTGCCGCTCGCCCGGCGCATCCTGGCCGACGCCGACACCGCACGGCACGAGGTCCAGGAGCTGGCCCAGCTGCGCCGTGGCCGGGTCAGACTGGGCGCGACGCCCAGCGTCTGCACGGGGCTGCTGCCCGATGTACTGCGCCGCTTCCACGACCTGCACCCCGGGATCCAGCTGCTGCTGGAGGAGGGCGGTTCGCACGACCTGGTACGTGAACTGGCGCGCGGCGCACTCGACCTGGCCCTCGTGGTGCTGCCGCTGCCCGCGGCCTCACCGGCACTGACCACCGTCGAACTGCTCCAGGAGGACCTGGTGGTGGTCTCCTCGGCGGACGGTCCGCGGCCCGGCCGGGGCGGCACGGTCCGGATCGCGGACCTTCAGGGCGAACCGCTGGTGATGTTCCGGCACGGCTACGACCTGCGGGAGCTGACGGTGGCCGCCTGCCGCGCCGAGGGCTTCGAGCCGTCGTTCACGGTGGAGGGTGGCGAGATGGATGCCGTGCTCGGCTTCGTCCGGGCCGGCCTGGGCGTGGCGGTGGTCCCGAGCATGGTCGCCGTCCGGGCCGGCCACGACCTGCGGACGACACCCCTCGCGCGGCCGGGACTGCGCCGCACGATCGCGCTGGCGCACCGCAGCGACGTGGCTCCGCCGCGGGCGGCGCGTGAGCTGCAGCGGGTGCTCCTCGCCAGCCGGGCGGAAGCCGTCCCCTCAGGGCCGTCCGGCGCTTGA
- a CDS encoding succinate dehydrogenase/fumarate reductase iron-sulfur subunit, with product MKLTLRVWRQKNADAPGAMSTYEVDGISQDMSFLEMLDTLNEELILEGDDPVAFDHDCREGICGACSLVINGDAHGPERTTTCQLHMRSFADGDTIDIEPWRASAFPVVKDLVVDRSAFDRIIQAGGYISAPTGTAPDAHATPVPKPDADFAFEHAECIGCGACVAACPNGSAMLFTSAKVNHLNVLPQGAPERETRVLDMVGQMDSEGFGGCTLTGECATACPKGIPLPSISAMNKEWLRATRKVRR from the coding sequence ATGAAGCTCACCCTGCGCGTCTGGCGCCAGAAGAACGCCGACGCCCCCGGCGCCATGTCCACCTACGAGGTGGACGGAATCTCGCAGGACATGTCGTTCCTGGAGATGCTCGACACCCTCAACGAGGAGCTCATCCTCGAAGGCGACGACCCCGTCGCCTTCGACCACGACTGCCGCGAGGGCATCTGCGGCGCGTGCAGCCTCGTCATCAACGGCGACGCCCACGGCCCGGAACGCACCACCACGTGTCAGCTCCACATGCGGTCCTTCGCGGACGGCGACACGATCGACATCGAGCCCTGGCGCGCCTCGGCCTTCCCGGTCGTCAAGGACCTGGTCGTGGACCGTTCGGCGTTCGACCGGATCATCCAGGCCGGCGGCTACATCTCCGCCCCGACCGGTACGGCGCCCGACGCGCATGCGACACCGGTGCCCAAGCCGGACGCGGACTTCGCCTTCGAGCACGCCGAGTGCATCGGCTGCGGCGCCTGCGTCGCCGCCTGCCCCAACGGCTCGGCCATGCTCTTCACCTCGGCGAAGGTCAACCATCTCAACGTCCTGCCGCAGGGCGCCCCGGAGCGCGAGACCCGGGTCCTGGACATGGTCGGCCAGATGGACAGCGAGGGCTTCGGAGGCTGCACGCTCACCGGTGAGTGCGCCACGGCCTGCCCGAAGGGCATCCCGCTGCCGTCGATCTCCGCGATGAACAAGGAGTGGCTGCGGGCGACCCGCAAGGTCCGGCGCTGA
- a CDS encoding SAM-dependent methyltransferase, which yields MERPAWAPRGIDISVPSVSRMYDFYLGGSHNFEVDREAARKAMEFMPGLPKIMQANRAFMRRAVRFALDEGVTQFLDIGSGIPTFGNVHEVAQALDPQAKVAYVDHDPVAVAHSQAVLEGNDRAVIAAADLRRPEEIRDHPEVSKLLDLDRPVALLLVAVLHFIEDADDPHTAVAALRDILAPGSLLVVTHASYEGVPVTREEAGGAVGVYEDIRNPLVMRSRDQVGRFFDGYEMVEPGLVPMPLWRPEAAGAQENEDPYAFAGFAGVGRKA from the coding sequence ATGGAGCGTCCCGCCTGGGCACCGCGAGGCATTGACATTTCGGTGCCGAGCGTGTCCCGAATGTACGACTTCTATCTGGGCGGCTCGCACAATTTCGAGGTGGACCGGGAAGCGGCCCGCAAGGCCATGGAGTTCATGCCGGGACTTCCCAAGATCATGCAGGCGAACCGCGCCTTTATGCGGCGGGCCGTACGCTTCGCGCTGGACGAGGGCGTCACGCAGTTCCTGGACATCGGCTCCGGGATACCGACCTTCGGCAACGTGCACGAGGTCGCTCAGGCGCTCGACCCGCAGGCGAAAGTGGCCTACGTCGATCATGATCCCGTCGCTGTTGCACACAGTCAGGCCGTACTCGAAGGCAACGACCGCGCGGTGATCGCCGCGGCCGACCTGCGTCGGCCGGAGGAGATCCGCGACCACCCCGAGGTCTCCAAACTTCTCGACCTGGACCGCCCCGTGGCGCTGCTGCTCGTCGCCGTGCTCCACTTCATCGAGGACGCCGACGACCCGCACACGGCCGTCGCCGCGCTGCGCGACATCCTCGCCCCGGGAAGCCTGCTGGTCGTCACCCACGCCTCGTACGAGGGGGTTCCCGTGACGAGGGAGGAAGCCGGCGGTGCGGTGGGGGTGTACGAGGACATCCGCAACCCGCTGGTCATGCGCTCCCGCGATCAGGTCGGCCGGTTCTTCGACGGCTACGAGATGGTCGAGCCCGGACTGGTGCCGATGCCGCTCTGGCGTCCCGAGGCAGCCGGTGCGCAGGAGAACGAGGACCCGTACGCCTTCGCGGGCTTCGCCGGAGTGGGACGCAAGGCGTGA
- a CDS encoding bestrophin-like domain codes for MSEWLVLTLAMAAASTVVLTIAVLNNRRLPEDDDPSETPDVIEYMTMMIGVVYAIVLGLAIAGVWEGRGAAQEYVRQEAQALHEVSARSSVYPVEVRNRIRADVDAYVSYVVHDEWRTMSEHGTLGDRGGELLDRVRADVTDYRPKTDHEGQAYQPLVDQVAAADDARNARGQSAGATMPGVVWFGLITGALVTVGLIFTLQIRRTFRELLLAGLFSVLIAFLLFLIWDFDSPFGRGISATAAPFLDLFPGAAGG; via the coding sequence ATGTCGGAATGGCTGGTTCTCACCCTCGCCATGGCCGCGGCCAGCACCGTCGTGCTGACCATCGCCGTACTCAACAACCGTCGCCTTCCCGAGGACGACGACCCGTCCGAGACCCCTGACGTCATCGAGTACATGACGATGATGATCGGGGTGGTCTACGCCATCGTGCTGGGCCTCGCCATCGCGGGCGTCTGGGAGGGCCGCGGCGCCGCCCAGGAGTACGTACGCCAGGAGGCACAGGCCCTGCACGAGGTCAGCGCACGCTCGTCCGTCTACCCGGTCGAGGTCCGCAACCGGATCCGCGCGGACGTCGACGCCTACGTCAGCTACGTCGTGCACGACGAATGGCGGACGATGAGCGAGCACGGCACCCTCGGCGACCGGGGCGGTGAGCTCCTGGACCGGGTACGCGCCGACGTCACGGACTACCGGCCGAAGACGGACCACGAGGGGCAGGCCTACCAGCCGCTGGTCGACCAGGTCGCGGCAGCGGACGACGCCCGCAACGCACGGGGGCAGAGCGCGGGAGCCACGATGCCGGGCGTCGTCTGGTTCGGGCTGATCACCGGGGCACTGGTGACGGTGGGGCTGATCTTCACCCTGCAGATCCGCCGGACGTTCCGCGAACTCCTGCTGGCCGGTCTCTTCAGCGTCCTGATCGCCTTCCTCCTCTTCCTCATCTGGGACTTCGACTCCCCCTTCGGCCGGGGCATCTCGGCCACCGCCGCACCGTTCCTTGATCTGTTCCCCGGCGCGGCGGGCGGATAG